The region TGAAATGCAGTCCCTGCTTCATGAGCCCTCCTTCTCCCACTGCGCTAAACATCACACTCTGCAACTGCCAACTGCCAGCCCCAACAAGTATGGTTTCACCCAAGTTTGGATTTTTAGCTTAATTCTCTTTGAAATATTGGAAGTGGCTCACCATGGCTGAGAGTGCTCACACACATACATGGACACATGAACACACAGACAGAGGGACACACATACACATAGAGACATagacacatggacacacagacacaggtcTCTCCAGGCCTGtgcacagctgctctcccctgAGCTGCATCACATTGGTTTCATGGACACAGAGAAAGGCTGAGGCTTTATGCCCAGCTCGTCTACCCGTGTGAGTGGGTTTCTTTCTAGTGCCCTGAAGGACAATTCGGGAGTCCCCACATGACAGCAAAGGGAGGATGGGAGGGAACAGATGATGGGAGCGAAGGAAACGCAGGCAGTGTCAATGGTGAGCTCCACGATGGCAGGCCGATGCCCTGCCCCCCAGgccggccccggcgctgccgaCGTGCAGAGAGCCGAgcgccgccccgcagcccccgcgctCGCCTCCGCTCCGTTCCCCGCCAGGACTCGGCGAGAGCCCGAGCGGCAGCGGCgcagggctcagccccggggcggAGCTGGCGGCGGCGGAGAGGAGGCGGCACGGCCGCAGCAGAGCCGGGGCTCAGCGGCACAGCGAGGCTCGGCCGGCGGAGCGGTGGCATGCGGCGGGCTCGgggcgcggcgctgccggcgctgGCCGCGCTGATCATCGGTGCGCGGGGCTGGCGGGGGACGTGGcggaggcaggggctggggctgcgtCTGCCTGGGATGAGCATTGGGCTCGGCATTTGTCTCTGgcactcctgctcctccttgcTTCTTTTACACCCTCTTCCCTCAATCCTTCTCTCCGCAATGAATCCGCTCTCTCCCAGCTTGCCGGATCTACTACTGCATTTCTTTGATCATCCATTGTTTCATTCAATCATCTAGCCATCCATGCAAATCAGTCTCTTTTCCTTCATTCCAGTCTCCCCTTCTGCAGTCTGACACTTCTCCAAAATAATCAACTTTCCTATTTCCAAGCTTTTACTCTCAGAGAAGCAGTCTTTCCATCCTTTATTCTCAGAAtatcccagctccctctgatCTGTCCTCCTCTGCCCTCTTCCCACTTCAAGTGCACGGCATTTGCTGCAGAGGGAAAGTGATTGTTCTTTTCTCCGTGGCAGTGGCTGTGGCCAGAGCCCAGGTACAGCAGGAGCCATTCCTAGAGACCACCGAGGGCATCGGCATCAACATCACCTGCTCACACCCCACGATACAGATGGGCGAAAGGATCCAATGGTACCGTCAGCTGCGGGACAAAGGCCCCGAATTCCTTGTGCTgacagtgagagactccaaggcaGTGCCGGCCATTGCAGGACAGCTGTGGGTGTCGGCAGACCGGCGCTCGAGCGCGCTGTGGCtcgggcggccccggcgcggggaCGCGGCCGTGTATTACTGCGCGGTGGGGGCCACGGGCAgaggagccggggctgcggccgggCACGAACcgccgcgggcggggccgggcggggccagcagggggcgctgccgctccgcccgccgcgctcccgcggTTCCGATCTGCAAAGGACCCGGCCACCCTCACCTTCCCCCTGACAGGCATTCATCCTTTCCCTGCACATCAGTAACACCTCACGCGTcctgaaaagcaaacacaaggGTTTGGCAACGCTGTAAGTTTCAGAAGGAGACACTTGAAAGACAGGGCTCCACATGAGGTTACTCCCCGGAGTCTTGCTCCAGAGCTCCCTTTTCCTTTAGGGACATGAGCTTTTCAGCATCTCTAGGAACTCCTTGGGCTGAGCAAGTTCAGCAAAGGCCAGAGTCAGGGCATGTGAAAGGTGAGAGTGTCTGGTTCTCTAAGGTTCACATCACGTCCGTTTTCCTTTCCCAAGTGAAGaacaaggaaaagggaaagtaAATTTCTGCCAATCGACAGTAGGTAATaagggagagaaggagagagcTTAGAGCTCTCCACCTTCTAACTGATGGGCCATTAGCAAACTGCTGTGAAGTGCCTCAGGCTGAGCTATTTCAGTGACAAGAAGTGACAACAGGAACATGAGGATAATGGAGGTTTAAGAAGGTCTTGTAGAGTTAGAGAGTACCCACCAAGGAATGCTTGTGAGCCTGTGCATTCTCCAGCCTTGGAGTTCTCCAAAAGCCACCCGGCTTTGGAGATTAGCAGTGACCCCTCAGAGATGAGGACACCTCGGAAAGGTGAGAAACCTCAGTGGGGAAGAATCCCCCCAGCTCCCAGGTGCCCACCCTGgctgtgcagcagagctgcccatTGCAGCTGCAGAGGTGAGGACTCCACTGCGAGCTGAGCGGGATCAGCCCCTTCCCGTCACTGaggccccaggggcacgggatGCTCACAGTGCCAATGGCTGAGGGAGCCtcgggggctgctgctggaggagccagAAACGCACAAGGAGCAgtgcaggcactgcagggacaggtcactgctctgcctgctcccgccgctgcttcctttgctgccGCCCAGAGTCGTTTCCGGCAGCTCTGTTCTCTCGGGGCTGGGACGCGctttctgcctctgccccacTCAGCAAACACGCAGCTTGCTCTCGCCATGCACCTCGCAAATCTCATCCTCACCGTCTGCCTCGGCCAGCTCCTCGGTAAGTCTTGCTTCTTCTCCAAGGCACCCCtgctcttcatcttcatcttctcattcttcttcttcttccttcccccGAGGAAATCCTCAAAAGCTTTCTCAGCACCATGGGGGAAAATGCCAGCGAATGAAGGgaaaagactaaaaaaaaaaatcagcttctcTTTGTGGTTTTCCAAGTGTTTCCTGAAGGAGCTCTTTAATTTGGACATGGAAAGGGAAGAGTGAGAAACCTGAgcatattttctgtcttttttctcACCTTCAGTCCATCTCCCTATGTCTTTCTCATCCAGTTCTAGTCACCTCAGGAGATCTCAGCTGTCTCTACAGTCCCACATTCTTCCCATTTCAAccaacattcccagctcctctcaaGCCCTCCCCAGACACCTCAAAGTTCTCCCTTCACTGACATTAACAGGGTGTCCCATTCTGCCTCCAGcctcacacagctctgccacggCTTCCAGAGTTCACTGGGATGGACACAACCAGGGCTCCCCATTTCCAGCATCATCATTGTGTGTGCTAAGAGATTGAGGAGCCGTCAGTGCTGACAGGGATGGAGAAGCAGGATGAGcctttctgctgcacctcactgggctcctcaggcagctggaGAGTTGCTGGTTCcatcacacacagcacagccatGACAGGCTGTTTCCTGTTCCTTCATGCagaaggggcaggagcagggaggcagcccagctctcctttGGATGATGCAGAGCAAAGAGCTCTGAACTCCtccccaaaatatttcaggacAATGCTACAAGGCAGGGAGCTTTCTTCACCAGGATTTTCCATGCACTTCGATTTGCTTCTCATGATCATTCCCTGTGGAGCTACTGACTCTGACTTTCTTGCAGGCACCACGGCGCAGATCACAGTCACCCAGGAAGATGGAGCAGTCACAGTCAAGCAGGGACACCCCTTCCACACCACCTGCAAATACCAGAGCAGTTATTTCAATGCCTTGCTCTGGTACCAGctgcagaaaggccaagccccaCGGCTGCTCTCCTATCAGTCAGGGACTGGCCCCAGGCACAGCGGCCGTTTCACCACGCACCTGAACACCACGGGCAAATccagtgtcctgcagctggagcaagTGCAGCTCTCTGACACTGCCTTGTACCTCTGTGCTGTGCGAGACACCCTGGTGCAGGCAGCGTCCTCAGCTGTGCAACAAcccgggcagggaggggatgtgTCAGTGCAAGGCTGAGCTTGGGGAGGGACCCTGATCTCaccctgctgctcagcaccagcTGCATCTCTATGTGTGTACAACGGTCTGGTGGTTTTGATATCATCCATTATATCACTTCTATGGAAATATTATTTTGGACTATTTTGACTCATTTCCACAGTGTGCAGTCTCTAAGTAAACAAAAATATCCCCTGTGCTTGCCTGGGACCTTGTCCTTCTgcactccagccctgctgctttcGGCCCCACATgtcctcagcagagcccagggctggttGTGTGTTCCTGCCTTGTGAGCCCTTGGAGCAGCCCCGTTTGCATGGACACTCGTGAAGCACGGATTTGTGTGTGGCTGCACACGGGAGAGCACGGCCCTGTGTCTGTCCGTGTGTGTCCCTGATCGGGAGGGAATTTCCTGAGCATGCCAGGGACAGCGAGCAGTGccctggccctgagcagcacagagcagcagcttgccAGGCTCGCCAAGAGCCCGAGTGCAGCTGAGCGGGGCCGGCAGCTGCCCGCTGCAGGTGCGTGCAGGGTGGATGTGCTTGCCATGCGGTGTCGCTGCTGTGTGCGATGGGACACAgctgtcccttgtccctggCCGTGGCAAAGGTCCTGGTGTGGCTCGTGGCGCTGGTGGCGTGAGAGGCGGGGGCTGAGGCGGGTGGCGGGGCGGAGCTGGCGGCGGCGGAGAGGAGGCGGCACGGCCGCAGCAGAGCCGGGGCTCAGCGGCACAGCGAGGCTCGGCCGGCGGAGCGGCGGCATGCGGCGGGCTCGgggcgcggcgctgccggcgctgGCCGCGCTGATCATCGGTGCGTGGTGGCGGGGTAGGGCCCTGGTCTGGGCTGGGGTGTTCCCGCAGGTCTCCGGAGGCTGCCGTCCTGCCCTGAATCTTCACAGATCTTTTCTCGGGCTCTCTTCTCCTGCTCAACCCTTCCACTTCTGCATGCCATATTCACACAGAAATCTGATTCAATTTTAtgcccctccctgctccatcaTTCCACTGCCCTCCTTCTTAATTTCTTACAAAATCAGTCCTTAGCTGTTgttacttttcttcttttctttttgtgcttCCTCCCACATCCTTCCATTCTAAAGTGACTGCACTGTTCTCTCTATCGTTCAGGCATTAATCTCTCCACAAACCTGTAATGGACACTTCCATTCCTGCTTATCTAAAAATCAACTCAGTACGGTTTCACTCATCGTCTCTGTACATTCCCGACGATTTCATGGAGATTTGATCTGTGAAGTGAGGTAGTGTAGAATTTAAAGGTTATGTACATTCTATTCCCGGCAGTGGCTTCGGGCAGAGCCCAGGTGCAGCAGGAGCCATTCCTGGAGACCACCGAGGGCACCGGCATCAACATCACCTGCTCACATCCCAAAAAACAGATCGAGGATTACATCCATTTCTACCGTCAGCTCCCGGGAAGAGCGCCCGAATTCCTCGCCCTCACTGCTAGAGGCTCTAAGGCTGTGCCGGCCATTGCAGGACAGCTGTGGGTGTCGGCAGATCGGCGTCGGAGCGCGCTGTGGCtcgggcggccccggcgcggggaCGCGGCCGTGTATTACTGCGCGCTGGGGCCACGGGCAgaggagccggggctgcggccgggCACGAACcgccgcgggcggggccgggcggggccagcagggggcgctgccGGGGCGCGGCTCCGCAGctccttccgctgccccgagcCCGCACGCACCGGCACCGCCAGCGACAGGGAAAAGGCCCGCAcactccctgcctgcctgccctcaGTGCAGGTGCTATTGCTTCTCCTCACTTCCATCGCATCCCTGAGCCTCCAGGACGCCTTTCAGGGAATAAAGCAACACCCtttgtagaaaaaaaagtaatgcaaATACTCCTACTGCACATGCAGGAGTCTGCAGTACCACGAACACACTCAGGAGCTTGCCCACACCCAAAGAATAAGTGGATTGAATAGCCCAGCACTGATGAAGAGGCGTGTGCACACACAGTTCCAAAGGAGACCCAGTCATCAACACTTCTTCGGCCAGGTCCCCACTGGTGTGCAAAGAGACACACTcactcctgttcctgctcctacACCAAAGTATATGAACACACATCTACGTGAACACTCTTGTCTAGAGATGTGCACACATAAAACACATCCCAATGGAAATCTATTCCCATACAGGCCCccccttcttcctcctcagctCAGCCTGGTGTTCACCAGGTTTTGCCTCCCCATGTGTCACCATTGGGCTGCTGGTTCCAACCCTGTTCTGTTAAAACTGCCTTCAGGAAAGCTCTTGTGCCTCGATGGACATCTTACACTCTGTTCAGGCTGTCAGTACACAAACTATGCCAAGGCCTTGCCTGACTCTTTATCCTTCCCCACAAGGCTCGAGCTCTGCTGCACTTGTTCCCAGGTTTCCTCAGCAGCATCCATGGCTGATTGTGTCCTTGCCTGTGCTCCTGGTTTGTGTGTGCTTGTGTTCAGGCAGGGTCCACAGGAATCCATGTGGGAGCACAAAATCCTGCATGAATCCCCCCCAATATGCTGAAGCCTCTGCATGTGTGTATGTCTGTGTGGGTGTGTCTGTATGTGTCCATGTGTGTCTGCCTCCTGTTCTGTTTCTCAATAAGTGAAATGTGTTGATCTCACTGGAGACGCGCTCCACTGCTCTGCCATGAGCATCACAGAGCAGCATTTGCCCTGACACACAACAAGCCCAGGTGTAGCAGGACAATGATGTAGCAGCATGCAGGAGATTTGTCCAGGGAAGAGGTGCTCAAATGCAGTCTCTGTTTTCTGACCGCTCCTTCTCCCACTGCTCTAAAcacagacacacggacacaTGGTTAcacggacacacagacacaggtgtCTCCAGGCCAGTGCACTGCTGCCCTCCTCGAGCTGCATCACATTGGTTTCGTGGACACAGAGAAAGGCTGAGGCTTTATGCCCAGCTCCTCTATCCGTGTCTTCATTTCTTTCCAGTGCCCTGAAGGACAATTCGGGAGTCCCCACATGACAGCAAAGGGAGGATGGGAGGGAACAGATGATGGGAGCGAAGAAAACGCAGGCGCTGTCAATGGTGAGCTCCACGATGGCAGGCCGATGCCCTGCCCCCCAGgccggccccggcgctgccgaCGTGCAGAGAGCCGAgcgccgccccgcagcccccgcgctCGCCTCCGCTCCGTTCCCCGCCAGGACTCGGCGAGAGCCCGAGCGGCAGCGGCgcagggctcagccccggggcggAGCTGGCGGCGGCGGAGAGGAGGCGGCACGGCCGCAGCAGAGCCGGGGCTCAGCGGCACAGCGAGGCTCGGCCGGCGGAGCGGCGGCATGCGGCGGGCTCGgggcgcggcgctgccggcgctgGCCGCGCTGATCATCGGTGAGAGGGGCTGGCGGTGGAGGGGCATCTGGTTCAGCAGGATACGTGAGACCGGCCCCAGCTCAAGATCTCTGGCtctcctgtttcttttcttttcctctttacCCTCTGTACCCTCCTCTGCCCTCATATTTTCCTCCCTCCATGATGTCCGTGCTTTCcagattgctttttttttctccttgtttccatccatccatccatccatccatccagccatccagccatccctccctccctccatccctcgcAGCCACTCTATTTTTCATTATTCCTTCTGATTTACCTTGAAAACAGCCGTCATAGGTTCCTATCATCAACCAAACACTCTCAGGAAAATAGTGTGTCTATACTCTAGTCTCAAAATGTATCAGAATTTCATCTAATCTTTCATCCTCTACCATCTCCCCCTGAATGGCGTTCTCTACGAAATAAATGTCATAGTTCTTTTCTTTCTGGCAGTGGCTGTAGCCCGAGCCCAGGTGCAGCAGGAGCCATTCCTGGAGACCACCGAGGGCACCGGCATCAACATCACCTGCTCACATCCCAAAATCGGCACTAACGATTGGATCCAGTGGTATCGTCACCTCCCGGACCGAGCACCCGAATTCCTCGCCCTCACAGCTAGAGGCTCCAAGGCTGTGCCGGCCATTGCAGGACAGCTGTGGGTGTCGGCAGATCGGCGTCGGAGCGCGCTGTGGCtcgggcggccccggcgcggggaCGCGGCCGTGTATTACTGCGCGCTGGGGCCACGGGCAgaggagccggggctgcggccgggCACGAACcgccgcgggcggggccgggcggggccagcagggggcgctgccGCTCCCGCTTGACGCCGCTCGCCGGGGCCGGCACCGAGCCGCGCCTGCAACCCCCGGCATCCCGACCGGGAGCAACCACGGGCCCGGCAAACGACCCGGCCTGCTGCCAGAGACCCCTCCGGGCACAAGGATGCTGCCCTGCACGGCGCACAAAACAATTCTGCTGGAACAGAACATTTCAGCAGCGGTCAATGCAATCTGGAAAGGAATTTCTGATCCCATTGCATTGGCAGCCAAAGGAAGGCTCAGGAGATGTTGGCTCCCCGCTCGGTGAGGAAAGGGGACCTAGTGACAAATGACACGGAAAGGCCGACACAGTCCATGCCTGCTTGCCCTCAGTGTAACTGGTGATCTTCTCCTCACTTCCATCACATCCCTGAGCTTCCCTGACGACTTTCTGGGAATAAAGCAGCACCCTGAGAAGGGGAAGTATTTATAGAACTCCCTCTACACATACACGACTTCATGTTATCACAAACACACTCTGGAGCTTGCACACACCCAAACAGTAACTCACATCTCTGCATTTATGAAGAGGTGTGTTCACACACATTTCCGAAGGAGACCCAGGCACAGACACTTCTCCTTCTGCCATGTCCCCACTGatgtgcaaacacacacactcactACTATTCCTGCTCCTGAATGCAAGCCTGTTCACACATATCTATGTGAATATTCCCATTCAGGGATGTGCATACAAAAAGCACATCCCAACATGGATCTATTCCCATACACTTACATAGAcaccttcccttcttccctcctcaGCTCACCCAGATGGTCACAGGGTTTTGCCTCCCAGTGTGTCACCattgggctgctgtgtctgaccCTGTCCTGTTAAAATTGCCTTAAGGAAAGCCTTTGTGCTTAGCTCTGTTCAGCCTGTCACTGCACAAATCATGCCAGGGCCTTGCCTGACTCCTTGTCCTTCTTCAcaaggctccagccctgctgcacttCTTCCCAGGTTTCCTCAGCAGCGTCCATGGCTGATTATGACCTTGcctgttttcctgctttttgtgCATTTGTGTTCAGGCAGGGTCCACAGGAATCCATGTGGGAGCACAAAATCCTGCATGAATCCACCCCGATATGCTGAGcccttgtgtgtgtgtgtgcatgtgtgtgtttgtgtgtcgGTGTCTCTGTGTccgtgtgtgtctgtgtgtcctaTTGTGTCACTCAGCAAGTTAAATGCGTTGATCTCACTGGAGACGCTCtccactgctctgccctgagcatcACAGAGCAGCATTTGCCCAGATCAGAAGGATCCTGGGTGCAGTTGAACAGTGATGAAGCAACCTGGAGGACATTTGTCCAGAGAAGAGGCGCTGAAGTGCAGTCCCTGCTTCCTGAGCCCTCCTTTTCCAGCTCCTCTAAACATCACAATCTGCTACACCCAAATGCCAGCCCAAACAAGGATGGTTTCACCCAAGTTGGATATATAAAGATTAATTCTGTTTGAAATGTTGGCAGTGGCTCAGCATTGCTGGCAGTGCTCACACACACCCGGACATACAGATACGTGGACATAGGGATTCATAGATacatggacacacagacacacaggcacagacacataGACACATGGATACATGGATACACGGCCACACAGactgacagacagacacacagacacagagacacagacacaggtgTCTCCAGGCCAGtgcacagctgctctcccctgACCTGCATCACATTGGTTTCATGGACACAGAGAAAGTCTGAGGCTTTATGTCCAGCTCCTGTACCCGTGTGTGTGGGTTTCCTTCCAGTGCCCTGAAGGACAATTCGGGAGTCCCCACATGACAGCAAAGGGAGGATGGGAGGGAACAGATGAAGGGAGCGAAGGAAAGGCAGGCAGTGTCAATGGTGAGCTCCACGATGGCAGGCCGATGCCCTGCCCCCCAGgccggccccggcgctgccgaCGTGCAGAGAGCCGAgcgccgccccgcagcccccgcgctCGCCTCCGCTCCGTTCCCCGCCAGGACTCGGCGAGAGCCCGAGCGGCAGCGGCgcagggctcagccccggggcggAGCTGGCGGCGGCGGAGAGGAGGCGGCACGGCCGCAGCAGAGCCGGGGCTCAGCGGCACAGCGAGGCTCGGCCGGCGGAGCGGCGGCATGCGGCGGGCTCGGGGCGTGGCGCTGCCGGCGCTGGCCGTGCTGATCATCGGTGCGCGGGTCTCGCGTCTGAGGGGCGTCTGTGTCAGAGGGCTATTTGACACCGACTCCAACTGAAGACCTCTTGCTCTCatatttcttttctcctctaTTCACTCCACTGCCCACATAGTTTTTTCCTCTCCATGAAGTCGTTGCTTCGcagtttccttttttcctccttatctccatcgatccatccatccatccatccatccatccatccatccatccatccatccatccatccatccatccatccttcccTCTCAGCCACTCTCTTTATGACATTTCTTTCTGATTTACCATCAAAATATCCATCAAATATTCTTATCTCCTACCAAACACTGTCAGAAAAATACTGGCTCTATACTGTATTTTGAAAAGATACCCAACTTCACCCTGATCTGTCGTCCTCAACCATCTCCCTCTGAACGGCGTTTTCTGTTTTAGAAAAGTGATTGTTCTTTTCTCCGTGGCAGTGGCTGTGGTCAGAGCCCGGGTGCAGCAGGAGCCATTCCTGGAGACCACCGAGGGCACCGGCATCAACATCACCTGCTCACACTCCAACATACAGACCACTGATTTTATCTACTGGTATCGACAATTCCCTGGCCGAGGACCCGAACTCTTTGTGAGCATTCACAAGGACTCCAAAGAGCTGCCGGACAGTGCGGGCCGTGTGTGGGTGTCGGCAGATCGGCGTCGGAGCGCGCTGTGGCtcgggcggccccggcgcggggaCGCGGCCGTGTATTACTGCGCGCTGGGGCCACGGGCAgaggagccggggctgcggccgggCACGAACcgccgcgggcggggccgggcggggccagcagggggcgctgccGGGGCGCGGCTCCGCAGctccttccgctgccccgagcCCGCACGCACCGGCACCGCCAGTGACAGGGAAAAGGCCCGCAcactccctgcctgcctgccctcaGTCCTGCTGCTATTGCTTCTCCTCACTTCCATCCCCTCCCTGACACCTTTCTGGGAATACAGCAGCACCctcagtagaaaaaaaaagtaatgcaaATACTCCTACTGCATATGCAGGAGTCCACAGTACCACGAACACACTCAGGAGCTTGCCCACAGCCAAAGAATAAGTGCATTGAATAGCCCGGCATTGATGAAGaggtgtgtgcacacacatttCCGAAGGCGCCCCAGTCACCAACACTTCTTCTGCCAGGTCCACACTGGTGTGCAAAGAGACACACTCACACCTGTTCCTGCTCCTACACCAAAGTATATGAACACACATCTACGTGAACACTCTTGTCTAGAGATGTGCACACACAAAACACATCCCAATGCAAATCTATTCCCATACAGGCCCccccttcttcctcctcagctCAGCCTGGTGTTCACTGGGTTTTGCCTCCCCGTCTGTCACCATTGGGCTGCTGGTTCCAACCCTGTCATGTTAAAATTGCCTTCAGGAAAGCCTTTGTGCCTCGATGGACATCTTACCCTCTGTTCAGGCTGTCAGTACACAAACTATGCCAGGACCTTGTGTGACTCATTGTCCTTCCCCACAagactccagccctgctgcacttGTCCCCAGGTTTCCTCAGCAGCATCCATGGCTGATTGTGTCCTTGCCTGTATTCCTGGTTTGTGTGCGCTTGTGTTCAGGCAGGGTCCACAGGAATCCATGTGGGAGCACAAAATCCTGCATGAATTCCCCCCATTATACACAAACCTCTGCATGTGTGTATGTCTGTGtgggtgtgtctgtgtgtgtccatgtgtgtcTGCGTCTTATTCTGTTTCTCAATAAGTGAAATTTGTTGATCTcactggagctgctctccaCTGCTCTGCCATGAGCATCACAGAGCAGCATTTGCCCTGACACACGAGAAGCCCGGGTGTAGCAGGACAATGATGTAGCAGCATGCAGGAGATTTGTCCAGGGCAGAGGCGCTGAAATGCAGTCTCTGCTCCCTGAGCCCTCCTTCTCTCACTGCTCTGAAcacagacacacggacacaTGGTAACATGGACACACAGACAGGTGTCTCCAGGCCAGtgcacagctgctctcccctgAGCTGCATCACATTGGTTTCGTGGACACAGAGAAAGGCTGAGGCTTTATGCCCAGCTCGTCTACCCGTGTGAGTGGGTTTCTTTCCAGTGCCCTGAAGAACAATTCAGGAGTCCCCACATGACAGCAAAGGGAGGATGTGAGGGAACAGATGATGGGAGCGAAGGAAACGCAGGCAGTGTCAATGGTGAGCTCCACGATGCCAGGCCGATGCCCTGCCCCCCAGgccggccccggcgctgccgaCGTGCAGAGAGCCGAgcgccgccccgcagcccccgcgctCGCCTCCGCTCCGTTCCCCGCCAGGACTCGGCGAGAGCCCGAGCGGCAGCGGCgcagggctcagccccggggcggAGCTGGCGGCGGCGGAGAGGAGGCGGCACGGCCGCAGCAGAGCCGGGGCTCAGCGGCACAGCGAGGCTCGGCCGGCGGAGCGGCGGCATGCGGCGGGCTCGgggcgcggcgctgccggcgctgGCCGCGCTGATCATCGGTGAGAGGGAGCGGCGAAGAGGCCGCATTCTGGCCAGGTTGATCCCGCAGGTCCCCGGAGGTTGCCGTCCTACCTGGCTTCTTCCCAGACCTCTTCCCAGGAGCTGTC is a window of Passer domesticus isolate bPasDom1 chromosome 27, bPasDom1.hap1, whole genome shotgun sequence DNA encoding:
- the LOC135286502 gene encoding uncharacterized protein LOC135286502 gives rise to the protein MRRARGVALPALAVLIIVAVVRARVQQEPFLETTEGTGINITCSHSNIQTTDFIYWYRQFPGRGPELFVSIHKDSKELPDSAGRVWVSADRRRSALWLGRPRRGDAAVYYCALGPRAEEPGLRPGTNRRGRGRAGPAGGAAGARLRSSFRCPEPARTGTASDREKARTLPACLPSVLLLLLLLTSIPSLTPFWEYSSTLSRKKK